The Pyrenophora tritici-repentis strain M4 chromosome 2, whole genome shotgun sequence genome window below encodes:
- a CDS encoding Ggt, Gamma-glutamyltransferase — protein MARGSLTKCVVGLLTLQSALGSPVAGNKPPVLAEGKLGAVASGNEICSHIGTDLLKIGGNAADAMVGTVVCMGVIGMYHSGIGGGGFMLVRAPNGTYEFIDFRETAPAAAYEDMFKNNVNASITGGLASGVPGELRGLQYLHEHYGALPWAKVLAPAVKVARDGWKVNEDLVRYMASATATAGSNFLVDDKQFAIDFAPNGQLLKLGETITRKRFADTLETVANKGPDAFYKGPIAEATIRALQASNGTMTLQDLADYKVAIRKPSTINYRNYKLTACGAPSGGDVALSTLKFMEGYSNVGDPSNINLTTHRLDESMKFAYALRAELGDPFFVKGMDKYQEQIHSEATAKEIRSKIYDNKTFEVSYYNPLGLESLETPGTAHVVSADASGMAITLTTTVNLLFGSRFVVPETGVIMNCQMNDFSIPGQSNSFGFIPSAANFIRPGKRPLSSISPVIVEHLNSTLADAFYVAIGAAGGSRIITATVQNLINILDGNMTTAEALAAPRMHDQLVPAQVSFEYGFDNGTTAFLKNLGANVTWSAPTGSSAQGLRRLANGTFEAAGEPRQKNSGGVAV, from the exons ATGGCGCGTGGATCCCTAACCAAATGCGTGGTGGGTCTTTTGACGCTGCAGAGTGCTTTAGGTAGCCCGGTAGCCGGTAACAAGCCTCCTGTTCTTGCAGAAGGGAAGCTAGGTGCAGTGGCATCGGGGAATGAAATCTGCAGTCACATTGGTACCGATCTGCTGAAAATTGGTGGCAATGCTGCAGATGCCATGGTGGGTACTGTAGTATGCATGGGGGTTATCGGCATGTACCATTCTG GTATCGGTGGGGGTGGCTTTATGCTTGTCCGAGCACCGAACGGCACATATGAGTTTATTGACTTCCGTGAAACGGCCCCAGCCGCTGCTTACGAGGACATGTTCAAGAACAACGTAAATGCCAGTATCACTGGCGGTCTTGCATCTGGCGTCCCAGGCGAGCTCCGCGGCCTTCAGTACCTCCACGAGCACTACGGTGCCCTACCTTGGGCCAAGGTTCTTGCTCCGGCTGTCAAAGTCGCCAGGGATGGTTGGAAGGTCAATGAAGACTTGGTCAGGTACATGGCTTCTGCGACCGCCACAGCCGGATCCAACTTCTTGGTCGATGACAAGCAATTCGCCATCGATTTCGCACCCAACGGTCAGCTTTTGAAGCTCGGCGAGACCATTACGCGCAAGCGCTTTGCCGACACGCTCGAAACCGTGGCCAATAAAGGCCCTGATGCGTTCTACAAGGGGCCCATAGCAGAAGCTACCATCCGCGCGCTTCAGGCATCAAATGGCACCATGACACTCCAAGACTTGGCCGACTACAAAGTCGCGATTCGCAAACCTTCAACCATCAACTACCGTAACTACAAACTCACAGCTTGTGGTGCTCCATCTGGTGGCGATGTCGCTCTTTCAACCCTGAAATTCATGGAAGGCTACTCCAATGTTGGCGACCCATCCAATATCAACCTCACCACGCACCGCCTTGACGAAAGCATGAAGTTTGCCTACGCCTTGCGCGCCGAGCTCGGCGACCCTTTCTTCGTAAAAGGCATGGACAAGTACCAAGAGCAGATACACTCGGAAGCCACAGCCAAGGAGATCCGTAGCAAAATCTACGACAACAAGACCTTTGAAGTATCCTACTACAACCCCCTTGGTCTCGAGTCCCTTGAGACACCAGGAACCGCTCATGTCGTCAGCGCCGATGCAAGTGGAATGGCCATCACTCTCACCACAACTGTCAACCTCCTCTTCGGCAGCAGGTTCGTGGTACCCGAAACGGGTGTGATTATGAACTGCCAGATGAACGACTTCAGTATCCCTGGTCAGTCAAACTCGTTTGGTTTCATTCCCAGCGCTGCGAACTTCATCCGCCCAGGAAAGCGACCTTTGTCTTCAATTTCGCCTGTCATTGTTGAACACCTGAACTCTACCCTTGCAGACGCGTTTTACGTGGCCATCGGTGCAGCAGGTGGTTCGCGCATCATTACCGCTACTGTTCAGAACTTGATCAACATTCTGGATGGCAACATGACGACCGCGGAGGCGCTCGCCGCACCCAGGATGCACGATCAGCTGGTGCCTGCCCAGGTAAGTTTCGAGTATGGCTTTGACAATGGCACGACTGCGTTCTTGAAGAACTTGGGTGCCAATGTGACGTGGAGTGCTCCCACCGGCAGCAGTGCACAGGGGCTAAGGAGATTGGCGAATGGAACATTTGAGGCTGCGGGAGAACCTAGGCAGAAGAACAGTGGAGGTGTTGCCGTTTAG